Proteins from a single region of Sphaerochaeta globosa str. Buddy:
- the ispG gene encoding flavodoxin-dependent (E)-4-hydroxy-3-methylbut-2-enyl-diphosphate synthase, translated as MTGDHQVMIGGKVLGRGFPILIQTMYDSALPKDIEALDELLRRIGKLNAMGCDIIRFSYPSPDDHESFSYICKRSPIPVVADIHFDYALALDAITCGCQKIRINPGNIGARWKVDEVVKSAKDHNVAIRIGLNSGSLPKGNDPVPQLMCNTALTYLSWFEQMNFTNTVVSLKASDGDVTMEANRLFAAQSEYPLHLGVTEAGSVVSAITRSTWALGQLLNEGIGNTIRISITGDIETEVQAGAELLRTLGLRKKGIRIVSCPRCGRHSFDSQGFLQSIESELLTIDKDLTVAIMGCQVNGPGEAKSADLAITGIGNSIFLYEKGTLVKKVTQQQAKAALLEAIEHAE; from the coding sequence ATGACAGGTGACCATCAAGTAATGATAGGGGGAAAAGTCCTCGGCAGAGGTTTTCCTATACTCATTCAAACGATGTATGATAGCGCTCTTCCCAAGGATATCGAAGCCTTGGATGAACTGTTGAGGCGTATTGGGAAATTGAATGCAATGGGATGTGATATCATTCGGTTTTCCTATCCCTCTCCAGACGATCATGAATCATTTTCCTATATTTGCAAACGCAGCCCCATCCCCGTGGTTGCGGATATTCATTTTGATTATGCACTTGCCTTGGATGCAATTACCTGCGGATGTCAAAAAATCCGTATAAATCCAGGTAATATTGGTGCAAGATGGAAGGTCGACGAGGTCGTGAAGAGTGCAAAGGATCATAATGTTGCCATTCGAATCGGTTTGAACAGCGGCTCTCTTCCAAAAGGTAATGATCCGGTTCCCCAATTGATGTGCAATACAGCCCTGACGTACCTTTCCTGGTTCGAGCAGATGAATTTTACCAATACGGTAGTGTCTCTCAAAGCGAGCGATGGGGATGTTACCATGGAGGCCAATCGCTTGTTTGCTGCACAAAGCGAGTATCCATTGCACCTTGGGGTAACCGAGGCGGGTTCGGTGGTCAGCGCCATCACCCGTTCAACCTGGGCTTTGGGGCAGTTGCTCAATGAAGGCATCGGCAATACCATCCGCATCAGCATAACCGGGGATATTGAGACGGAAGTACAGGCCGGTGCGGAGTTGCTCAGGACGCTGGGTCTACGAAAGAAAGGCATCCGGATTGTTAGCTGTCCGCGTTGTGGACGGCATAGTTTCGATTCACAAGGTTTTTTGCAGTCGATTGAATCGGAATTGTTGACCATAGACAAGGATTTGACGGTAGCCATCATGGGCTGTCAGGTAAACGGCCCTGGAGAAGCTAAATCTGCTGATTTGGCTATCACAGGAATTGGGAATAGTATTTTTCTCTATGAGAAAGGTACGTTGGTAAAGAAAGTAACGCAGCAACAAGCAAAAGCTGCATTGTTGGAAGCTATTGAACATGCTGAATAA
- a CDS encoding YhcH/YjgK/YiaL family protein → MIHDKLANLMYYAPILEHIDQINEVLATPYEVGTYQIGRLSFEVAEYVPSSFSGVFKAHDWATTLVIMLEGSELFALTYAERSKGAPKDDGGWITVEDSPIQTVVTAKEGMFTAFMPHEPYALGIAKENSLSRVKRIIILLEPSYNALQM, encoded by the coding sequence ATGATTCACGACAAACTTGCAAATCTTATGTACTATGCACCCATTTTGGAGCACATTGACCAGATTAATGAGGTTCTTGCAACACCATACGAGGTAGGCACCTATCAAATTGGTAGGCTCTCCTTTGAGGTTGCCGAGTATGTTCCCTCCTCCTTTTCGGGAGTTTTCAAGGCTCATGACTGGGCTACAACCTTGGTGATTATGCTTGAGGGTAGTGAATTATTCGCTTTGACGTATGCAGAGCGATCAAAAGGCGCACCAAAGGATGACGGAGGTTGGATTACCGTTGAGGACAGCCCGATACAAACCGTTGTTACCGCAAAAGAAGGCATGTTTACAGCTTTTATGCCCCATGAACCGTATGCGCTTGGAATAGCGAAAGAAAATAGTTTGTCGCGGGTAAAAAGGATCATAATCCTGCTGGAGCCCTCATACAATGCTTTACAAATGTAA
- a CDS encoding methylated-DNA--[protein]-cysteine S-methyltransferase encodes MQYETTYQSPLGPLHLRCNGTHITELSFSTKNENLPKEHTVLDEACLQLNEYFQGNRKVFELPLLIEGTPFQKQVYDALLSIPYGQTTSYEAIACKIGNPKACRAVGMANNRNRIALLVPCHRVVGKNGSLVGYAGGLDKKEWLLAFERNNC; translated from the coding sequence ATGCAGTATGAAACAACCTATCAAAGCCCACTTGGCCCATTGCATCTCAGATGTAATGGAACGCATATAACAGAACTATCCTTTTCTACCAAGAACGAAAACCTACCCAAGGAACATACAGTACTCGATGAAGCATGCCTGCAGCTGAACGAGTATTTTCAAGGGAACAGGAAAGTTTTTGAGCTTCCTTTACTCATAGAAGGAACCCCGTTTCAGAAACAGGTGTACGATGCATTGCTGAGTATACCCTACGGCCAAACTACAAGCTATGAAGCAATTGCATGTAAAATCGGTAATCCCAAAGCCTGCCGGGCCGTCGGTATGGCAAATAACCGCAACAGAATTGCCTTGCTGGTACCCTGCCATCGGGTAGTTGGCAAGAATGGTTCCTTGGTTGGGTATGCAGGGGGGTTGGATAAAAAAGAGTGGCTGCTTGCATTTGAACGAAATAATTGTTGA
- a CDS encoding ATP synthase subunit K (produces ATP from ADP in the presence of a proton gradient across the membrane; the K subunit is a nonenzymatic component which binds the dimeric form by interacting with the G and E subunits) → MANLEFIGMACALALSALGSGLGAGAAAQAAVGGWKKCYANGKPAPFIMVAFAGAPLTQTIYGFLLMNFISAAIAAGAASTLALGVGVFGGLAIGLSAWMQGKVSANACDALAETGKGTANYFIVIGIVETVALFTLVFSLLALQ, encoded by the coding sequence ATGGCAAATTTGGAATTTATCGGAATGGCTTGTGCCTTGGCTCTTTCTGCTCTTGGATCCGGTCTCGGCGCAGGTGCTGCTGCACAGGCAGCTGTTGGTGGTTGGAAGAAGTGCTATGCCAATGGTAAACCCGCTCCCTTCATCATGGTTGCGTTCGCTGGTGCTCCGCTGACCCAGACCATCTATGGCTTCTTGTTGATGAACTTCATCTCAGCAGCCATTGCTGCAGGTGCTGCTTCTACTCTTGCTCTCGGTGTAGGCGTTTTTGGTGGTCTTGCTATCGGCCTTTCTGCTTGGATGCAGGGTAAGGTCTCAGCCAATGCATGTGATGCTCTCGCTGAAACAGGTAAGGGAACTGCAAACTACTTCATCGTAATCGGTATTGTTGAGACCGTGGCACTCTTTACCTTGGTCTTCAGTCTGCTCGCTCTGCAATAA
- a CDS encoding V-type ATP synthase subunit I has protein sequence MKKAYIIVQAHNGRSMLRDLRKAGLLHIESQQVRNEKIEELEKAYNLVNQLASSIADLQDKKTKPKQSSLSEEAFAEVIERYQGLLERKKKLEEEMAQDKIQIESLISWGDFDPEQVRSLAQQGIRLYFYTLSKKDLQKLDPSISYVSLAPVGGLEAIATVGMELPTEVSATRFFLPEYGLGYLQKRFASDEKHLSQTLDSLKEGAVYLDAFTLQAKKLEMAMRFERVGQSLTVEQELTWINGYLPESEVEKFSSLAKSHAWAYLIDDVSDEDTPPTLIKYAKGVGIIKPVFDILGTVPGYRENDISTWFLLFFTLFFAMIIGDAGYGLIFLGLAIGLHAKQKKATTLVMLIYVLSVATLIWGSLTGTWFGSKTILESIPFLQKLVIPSISNYPELFGLSAVEAQNQVMKFCFIIGTVQLSLACVMNVIHKIPEKNLSFIADIGWLIDILALYFIVLQLVVGEPANVAVIFSIVGVGFLLVVGFGSQAPGVPFVKGLLSGLGGFFTTFLNTISAFSNIMSYIRLFAVGMASVAIAQSFNSMASGMLDGWAFIAGVLILVIGHSLNLVMGLLSVVVHGVRLNLLEFSGQLGMEWTGIAYEPFAQTVEEN, from the coding sequence ATGAAAAAAGCCTATATCATTGTACAGGCGCATAATGGTCGGTCCATGCTCAGAGACTTGAGAAAAGCGGGCCTTTTGCATATCGAGTCCCAGCAAGTTCGCAATGAGAAAATTGAGGAATTGGAAAAGGCGTATAATCTGGTCAATCAGCTAGCCTCCTCCATTGCCGATTTGCAGGATAAGAAAACCAAACCGAAGCAGAGTTCGCTTTCTGAAGAAGCCTTTGCAGAAGTAATTGAGCGTTACCAGGGACTGTTGGAACGGAAAAAGAAACTTGAAGAAGAGATGGCTCAGGATAAAATCCAGATTGAGAGTCTCATTTCTTGGGGTGATTTTGATCCTGAACAGGTTCGTTCTCTCGCCCAACAGGGAATTCGGCTTTATTTCTATACACTTTCCAAGAAGGATTTGCAAAAGCTGGATCCATCCATTTCATATGTATCGCTTGCTCCGGTGGGCGGCCTGGAAGCGATAGCTACCGTTGGCATGGAACTTCCTACAGAAGTCTCTGCTACTCGGTTCTTCCTTCCTGAATATGGTCTTGGCTATTTGCAAAAGCGGTTTGCTTCTGATGAGAAACACTTGTCACAGACTCTGGACAGCCTCAAGGAAGGGGCGGTGTATCTTGATGCCTTTACCTTGCAAGCCAAGAAACTCGAGATGGCTATGCGGTTTGAACGTGTTGGGCAGTCGCTTACGGTAGAGCAGGAACTTACTTGGATTAATGGCTATCTGCCTGAAAGCGAGGTTGAGAAGTTCTCTTCACTTGCAAAATCACATGCATGGGCTTATTTGATCGATGATGTTTCAGACGAGGATACTCCTCCGACGTTGATCAAGTATGCGAAAGGTGTGGGGATCATCAAACCTGTTTTCGATATTTTGGGTACCGTCCCTGGATATCGGGAGAACGATATCAGCACATGGTTCTTGCTTTTCTTCACGCTCTTCTTTGCAATGATCATCGGTGATGCAGGGTATGGGTTGATATTCTTGGGTTTGGCGATTGGTTTGCATGCAAAGCAGAAGAAGGCAACGACGTTGGTGATGCTCATCTATGTATTGAGTGTTGCAACGTTGATTTGGGGCAGCCTTACGGGAACATGGTTCGGGTCCAAAACGATTTTGGAAAGTATTCCCTTCTTGCAAAAGTTGGTTATTCCTTCCATCTCCAACTACCCTGAGCTCTTTGGGTTGTCTGCTGTTGAGGCACAGAATCAAGTGATGAAATTCTGTTTCATCATCGGGACTGTACAACTTTCGCTGGCTTGCGTCATGAATGTTATCCATAAGATTCCTGAAAAGAATCTGAGTTTTATTGCTGATATCGGTTGGTTGATTGATATTCTGGCACTGTATTTCATCGTGTTGCAGCTTGTAGTCGGGGAACCTGCCAATGTTGCTGTAATTTTCAGTATCGTTGGGGTGGGCTTTCTGTTGGTGGTCGGATTCGGAAGCCAAGCTCCTGGAGTTCCTTTTGTAAAGGGATTGCTCAGTGGGTTGGGTGGATTTTTCACTACCTTCCTCAACACCATCAGTGCATTCTCAAACATTATGAGTTATATCAGATTGTTTGCAGTCGGAATGGCCTCGGTTGCCATTGCACAAAGCTTCAATAGCATGGCCAGCGGCATGCTCGATGGGTGGGCTTTCATCGCAGGGGTCCTGATACTGGTCATCGGGCACTCTTTGAACTTGGTTATGGGTTTGCTCAGTGTAGTCGTACATGGTGTACGTCTGAATCTCTTGGAGTTCTCCGGTCAGCTTGGAATGGAGTGGACCGGGATCGCATATGAACCGTTTGCACAAACGGTGGAAGAAAACTGA
- a CDS encoding V-type ATP synthase subunit D: MAVKLTKNEQKLQKDRLKQYQRYLPTLQLKKQQLQMVIRQIEAEVASLRVKQEKLVQDMQIWIAVYHENTAFSSAHNVEQLVKVDRVVRNKGNIAGVTIPVFKELTFIPISYDLRDYPLWVDKGLESLRDCARYDALISTLEQQIKLLGRELRTTSQRVNLFEKVKIPEAKENIKRIGIYLGDQQTAAVVRGKIAKKKLVQGA, encoded by the coding sequence ATGGCCGTCAAACTGACGAAGAACGAGCAAAAACTGCAGAAAGACCGGTTGAAGCAATATCAGCGGTATCTGCCAACCCTGCAGCTGAAAAAACAGCAGCTGCAGATGGTTATCAGGCAGATTGAGGCTGAGGTTGCTTCATTGAGAGTGAAGCAGGAGAAGCTGGTTCAGGATATGCAGATCTGGATAGCTGTATACCATGAGAATACGGCATTCAGTTCTGCCCATAACGTTGAACAGCTGGTGAAGGTTGATCGGGTGGTCCGTAACAAGGGCAACATTGCCGGGGTTACCATTCCTGTATTCAAAGAGTTGACCTTTATCCCTATTTCTTATGATTTAAGGGATTATCCGCTGTGGGTCGACAAAGGATTGGAAAGTCTACGTGACTGTGCTCGGTACGATGCCCTGATTTCCACGTTGGAACAACAGATAAAGTTGTTGGGCAGAGAATTGAGAACCACCAGTCAGCGGGTCAACCTGTTTGAGAAAGTGAAGATTCCCGAAGCGAAAGAGAATATCAAACGCATCGGGATTTACCTGGGAGACCAGCAGACTGCTGCTGTTGTCCGGGGTAAGATTGCGAAGAAGAAACTGGTGCAGGGGGCCTGA
- a CDS encoding V-type ATP synthase subunit B, with product MQKVYSKIESIVGNVITVRAKGVRNSELAIVTTGSTQSYANVIKLDNDLVSLQVFSGAQGISTGDQVRFLGVPMRVSYTENLLGRVFDGTGTPRDNGPKLSDNMIDIGGPAVNPAKRIIPRNMIRTGIPMIDVFNTLVESQKLPIFSVSGEPYNELLARIAMQAEVDLIVLGGMGLKYDDYLFFKDTLESSGAMSRTIMFIHTASDPTVECMLVPDMALAVAEKFALDGKKVLVLLTDMTNFADAMKEMAITMDQVPSNRGYPGDLYSSLASRYEKAVDFEGAGSVTILAVTTMPGDDVTHPVPDNTGYITEGQYYLKGGRIEPFGSLSRLKQQVNKDTRDDHRSLMDGMIKLYASYKESVEKKSMGFMMTEWDDKLLKYGRLFETELMDLSVNIPLEQALDLGWEILSQCFEPNETGLKSDLILSRWPKKLND from the coding sequence ATGCAAAAGGTATATTCAAAAATTGAGTCCATTGTCGGAAACGTCATTACCGTGCGTGCCAAGGGTGTGCGCAACAGTGAGTTGGCCATTGTTACTACTGGTTCTACTCAGAGTTATGCCAATGTAATCAAGCTCGACAATGATCTGGTTTCCCTGCAGGTGTTCAGTGGTGCCCAGGGAATTTCTACCGGCGACCAGGTTCGCTTCCTTGGTGTTCCTATGCGTGTTTCCTACACAGAAAACCTCTTGGGAAGAGTATTTGACGGTACTGGTACCCCACGAGACAATGGTCCGAAGTTATCCGACAATATGATTGATATTGGTGGACCTGCGGTCAATCCTGCCAAGCGTATTATTCCTAGGAACATGATCAGAACCGGTATCCCGATGATTGATGTATTCAATACGTTGGTCGAAAGCCAGAAATTGCCTATTTTCTCGGTTAGCGGTGAGCCGTACAATGAATTGTTGGCTCGTATAGCCATGCAGGCTGAGGTAGATTTGATCGTCCTCGGTGGCATGGGTCTCAAGTATGATGACTATCTGTTCTTCAAGGATACCTTGGAAAGCAGTGGTGCCATGAGCCGAACCATTATGTTCATTCATACGGCAAGCGACCCAACCGTAGAGTGTATGCTGGTTCCGGATATGGCCCTGGCTGTTGCTGAGAAGTTTGCTCTCGATGGTAAGAAGGTTCTGGTTCTCTTAACCGATATGACCAACTTCGCTGATGCTATGAAGGAAATGGCGATCACCATGGATCAGGTTCCTTCCAACCGTGGATACCCGGGAGACCTCTACAGTTCATTGGCTTCCCGCTATGAGAAGGCTGTAGATTTTGAGGGTGCTGGTTCAGTTACTATTCTGGCCGTCACAACCATGCCTGGTGATGACGTCACCCATCCGGTTCCTGATAATACAGGGTACATTACCGAAGGTCAGTACTACCTCAAGGGTGGCCGCATCGAGCCCTTCGGCTCGCTCAGCCGCTTGAAGCAGCAGGTCAACAAGGACACCCGTGACGATCATCGCTCACTTATGGACGGTATGATCAAGCTCTATGCCTCCTACAAGGAATCGGTAGAGAAAAAGTCCATGGGCTTCATGATGACTGAATGGGATGACAAGCTACTGAAGTATGGTCGTTTGTTTGAAACTGAATTGATGGATTTGAGTGTGAATATTCCCCTTGAACAGGCTTTGGACCTGGGTTGGGAGATTCTGTCTCAGTGTTTCGAGCCGAATGAAACCGGCCTGAAGAGTGACCTCATCCTCAGCCGCTGGCCGAAGAAGTTGAACGACTAA
- a CDS encoding V-type ATP synthase subunit A, with protein sequence MANTSGRVLGVNGNMVTVEFDSAISKNEVGYIQVGSDRLKGEVIRINGNTAALQVFEMTNGITVGDRVEFTDEMLSVALGPGLLQQIYDGLQNPLPQLAEQCGFFLQRGVYLDAIPKKDWDFTPTVQVGDTLYPGDTFATVPEGLFTHQIMVPFTLAEVPYKVVSIKEKGTYGVRDTVCVIEDPKGNKKELSMVFTWPVKKAIKLYEERLRPDETLVTKIRIIDTFLPVAKGGTYCTPGPFGAGKTVLQHLTSRNADVDIVIIAACGERAGEVVEVLKEFPELTDPKTGRSLMERTIIICNTSSMPVASREASVYTAVTLAEYYRQMGLNILLLADSTSRWAQAMREMSGRLEEIPGEEAFPAYLESRIAEFYERAGKVRLKDGRLGSITIGGTVSPAGGNFEEPVTQATLKVVGAFHGLSRERSDARKYPAIDPLSSWSKYTGVIKAEKVAYARHILFRGSEINQMMKVVGEEGTSVTDYTVYQKSELIDACYLQQNSFDPVDASVPIERQQYLFDLLFKVLASEFALEDKKQVRSFFNTIRQNFLDWNNVPFKSERFVQIEKEIETLYKGKQVAVDPDAKKLI encoded by the coding sequence ATGGCAAATACAAGTGGGCGTGTACTGGGCGTCAATGGAAACATGGTAACAGTCGAGTTCGACAGCGCCATCTCCAAGAATGAAGTAGGGTATATTCAAGTCGGTTCAGACCGCCTCAAGGGTGAAGTCATCCGAATCAATGGAAATACCGCAGCCTTGCAGGTGTTTGAGATGACCAATGGTATTACCGTAGGTGATCGTGTTGAATTTACCGATGAAATGCTCAGTGTTGCCCTTGGTCCCGGCCTGTTGCAACAAATTTATGACGGTCTACAGAATCCTCTTCCCCAGCTTGCCGAGCAGTGCGGATTCTTTTTGCAGCGTGGAGTCTACCTCGATGCAATCCCCAAGAAAGACTGGGATTTTACCCCAACGGTACAGGTTGGCGACACCTTGTATCCCGGTGATACCTTCGCTACGGTTCCTGAAGGGTTGTTTACCCATCAGATCATGGTTCCGTTTACTCTTGCCGAAGTTCCCTACAAGGTAGTATCAATCAAGGAAAAAGGCACCTATGGGGTGCGAGACACTGTCTGTGTCATCGAGGATCCCAAAGGCAACAAGAAAGAACTTTCCATGGTCTTCACCTGGCCGGTCAAGAAAGCGATCAAGCTGTATGAAGAGAGACTTCGCCCTGATGAAACCCTGGTTACCAAAATCAGGATCATTGATACATTCCTTCCCGTTGCAAAAGGCGGAACCTATTGTACTCCCGGACCTTTTGGTGCAGGCAAGACGGTTTTGCAGCATTTGACCAGCCGTAATGCGGATGTGGATATTGTAATCATCGCTGCTTGCGGTGAACGTGCCGGTGAGGTTGTAGAGGTTTTGAAAGAGTTCCCTGAACTGACCGACCCGAAGACAGGCCGCTCGTTGATGGAACGAACCATTATTATCTGTAATACATCTTCCATGCCGGTAGCCAGCCGGGAAGCATCGGTATATACCGCAGTAACCTTGGCCGAGTATTATCGCCAGATGGGTCTGAACATCCTGCTTCTTGCCGATTCAACAAGCCGTTGGGCACAGGCTATGCGTGAAATGAGTGGAAGACTTGAGGAGATTCCTGGAGAGGAAGCTTTCCCGGCATACCTTGAGAGCAGAATTGCTGAATTCTACGAACGCGCAGGAAAAGTAAGGCTTAAGGATGGCCGCCTTGGTTCCATCACCATCGGCGGAACGGTAAGTCCTGCCGGCGGTAACTTTGAGGAACCTGTTACCCAGGCGACCCTGAAGGTTGTCGGTGCTTTCCACGGGTTGAGCAGGGAGCGCAGCGATGCACGCAAGTATCCTGCCATTGACCCGCTTTCTTCCTGGTCGAAGTATACGGGTGTCATCAAAGCTGAAAAAGTTGCTTATGCACGTCACATACTTTTCCGAGGAAGTGAAATCAACCAGATGATGAAAGTCGTCGGTGAGGAAGGTACTTCTGTTACCGACTATACGGTCTATCAGAAGAGTGAACTCATCGATGCTTGTTATCTGCAGCAAAACTCCTTCGACCCGGTAGATGCTTCCGTCCCTATTGAACGGCAACAGTATTTATTTGATTTGCTGTTCAAGGTATTGGCAAGTGAATTTGCCTTGGAGGATAAGAAACAAGTTCGCTCATTCTTCAATACCATCAGGCAAAACTTTCTTGACTGGAACAACGTTCCTTTCAAGAGTGAGCGGTTTGTACAGATTGAGAAAGAGATTGAGACTCTCTACAAGGGTAAGCAGGTAGCTGTTGATCCTGATGCCAAGAAGCTGATCTAA
- a CDS encoding DUF2764 family protein yields MASYYYLVATLPTLRLDGPLMFSTKSFLSLCKEQVSEKHYQLLCKALSGEQASHPFLKSYQHFETMVNKELVEQRSRKLSLSDPVYKNDADKEGRISDTVRQALAQENVLEAELLLLALLWKFLDELATLHTFDIEALISFALKLKLLERKSLFTREEGNAEFKRLFSNIQTEIENN; encoded by the coding sequence GTGGCTTCCTACTATTATTTGGTGGCGACCTTGCCAACGCTCCGCTTGGATGGCCCGCTTATGTTTTCCACCAAAAGCTTCCTCTCCCTTTGCAAGGAACAGGTTAGTGAAAAGCACTATCAACTGCTTTGCAAAGCGTTGAGTGGGGAACAGGCTTCCCACCCATTTTTGAAGTCCTATCAACACTTTGAAACAATGGTGAACAAGGAGCTGGTTGAACAGCGAAGTCGAAAACTGTCTCTTTCCGACCCTGTCTATAAAAATGATGCAGACAAGGAAGGAAGAATTAGTGATACGGTTCGTCAGGCTCTTGCCCAAGAAAATGTGCTGGAAGCAGAGTTGCTTTTGCTTGCCTTGCTTTGGAAATTTTTGGATGAGCTTGCAACCTTGCATACATTTGATATAGAGGCTCTTATAAGTTTTGCTCTGAAGCTGAAACTGTTGGAGCGCAAGAGTCTCTTTACCCGTGAGGAGGGAAATGCCGAGTTCAAGCGTCTCTTCTCCAATATTCAAACTGAAATAGAGAACAATTAG
- a CDS encoding ATP synthase subunit E, translating to MAQQIQDLVASIRKDGIEVAQKEAAQIIADAKAQAEDLIREAKKEAASLLEKAQREMDTRDQSARSSLQQASRDVQLSLKKAISTQLDRLLVEQVEKAYTSNDLITLIGNVVASLGDVKNHEVQLGQKDFEKFAKNLSAELSSAIKQGLEIKAIPSLASGFRIAEKNGASFYNFSADETAALLKPFLSPAIETIVFSSAK from the coding sequence ATGGCTCAACAAATTCAAGATTTGGTTGCTTCCATCCGCAAGGATGGTATTGAGGTTGCCCAAAAAGAGGCTGCCCAAATTATTGCTGATGCGAAGGCCCAGGCCGAAGATTTGATCAGAGAGGCAAAAAAAGAAGCAGCCTCCTTGCTGGAGAAAGCCCAAAGGGAGATGGATACCCGAGACCAGAGTGCTCGGTCGAGTCTGCAACAGGCCAGCCGTGATGTGCAGCTCTCCTTGAAGAAAGCTATCAGCACACAGCTTGACAGATTGTTGGTTGAACAGGTTGAAAAGGCCTATACCTCCAACGATTTGATAACACTGATCGGCAATGTTGTTGCATCACTAGGTGATGTCAAGAACCATGAAGTGCAGCTTGGACAAAAGGACTTTGAGAAATTTGCCAAGAATCTTTCTGCTGAATTGAGCTCAGCTATCAAACAGGGACTTGAGATTAAGGCAATTCCTTCACTTGCTTCGGGCTTCAGGATCGCAGAAAAGAATGGTGCTTCATTCTATAATTTCAGTGCAGATGAGACAGCAGCGCTACTTAAGCCGTTCCTTTCTCCTGCAATCGAAACAATCGTCTTCAGTTCGGCGAAGTAA